In the Haloferula helveola genome, one interval contains:
- a CDS encoding VWA domain-containing protein: protein MPDTFHFLRPAALLLAPVAVLIWWVWQRRSDPLAGWRNQLEPELLEALVDHGSSKRSHRWPVLVAWLLAVVALSGPSWKPEPSPFTEDATPLIILLKADVSMDTADPLPTRMERAHLKIRDLAAARESQPLGLIAYAGSAHLVLPPTKDTEAVAMTAAEITPEIMPVQGDRLDLAIDRAMPLMNATGGTLLVITDASTAATDRLSESYGSAGKPYVQILAITGAGVSTDGLGQVADSLNSDVIAMAADDSDIDRIVARAARTPVAVTADGGTRWQDGGYLLVPLLCVLALSPFRKEAKPEMQS, encoded by the coding sequence ATGCCCGACACCTTCCATTTCCTCCGACCCGCCGCGCTCCTGCTCGCGCCGGTGGCGGTGCTCATCTGGTGGGTGTGGCAGCGCAGATCGGACCCGTTGGCCGGATGGCGGAATCAACTCGAGCCCGAATTGCTGGAGGCCCTCGTCGACCACGGAAGCTCGAAACGTTCCCACCGTTGGCCCGTGCTTGTCGCATGGCTCCTGGCGGTGGTCGCCCTCTCCGGCCCCTCGTGGAAACCGGAGCCCAGCCCTTTCACCGAAGACGCCACACCGCTGATCATCCTCTTGAAGGCGGATGTGAGTATGGACACCGCCGATCCCCTGCCCACGCGAATGGAAAGGGCGCATCTGAAGATCCGTGATCTTGCCGCCGCCAGAGAGTCGCAGCCCCTCGGATTGATCGCGTACGCCGGAAGCGCCCATCTCGTGCTACCTCCCACCAAGGATACCGAAGCCGTCGCGATGACGGCCGCAGAGATCACCCCGGAAATCATGCCGGTGCAGGGCGACCGACTGGATCTTGCGATCGATCGGGCCATGCCGCTCATGAACGCCACGGGTGGCACGCTGCTGGTCATCACCGATGCATCCACAGCTGCGACGGATCGCCTCAGCGAGTCTTACGGCTCAGCCGGCAAGCCATACGTTCAAATCCTCGCAATCACCGGAGCAGGCGTGTCGACGGACGGGCTCGGACAAGTGGCGGACAGCCTCAACTCCGATGTTATCGCAATGGCGGCCGACGACTCGGACATCGACCGCATCGTTGCCCGCGCCGCGCGGACACCCGTCGCAGTCACCGCCGATGGCGGCACCAGATGGCAGGACGGCGGCTACCTGCTCGTTCCGCTCCTATGCGTCCTCGCACTCAGCCCCTTCCGGAAGGAAGCCAAACCGGAGATGCAGTCATGA
- a CDS encoding MoxR family ATPase — protein sequence MTPREAILRISDSMNASVIGQQTVVERILVALLANGHLLMEGLPGVAKTRSIKTLSRLIESDFSRVQFTPDLLPSDVTGSDIYREQTGTFDFQPGPIFGNLVLGDEINRAPAKVQAALLEAMEERQVTVAGKTHRLPDLFLVLATQNPIEQEGTYPLPEAQMDRFLLYVHVPYPDPANEAAILRLVRGEKAGTAAEPPPPVPQQLIFDARKEVNAVHVADAAEQYIVDLITATRHPERFGDDLAKWIRLGASPRGTIALDAASRAHAWLHGQDFVSPENIRAVAPACLAHRIHLSYQAEAAGKTRTEVVDALLEKVVAV from the coding sequence ATGACTCCACGCGAAGCCATTCTCCGCATCTCCGACTCGATGAACGCCTCGGTGATCGGGCAGCAGACCGTCGTAGAACGAATCCTAGTCGCCCTGCTCGCCAATGGCCACCTGCTGATGGAAGGCCTCCCGGGTGTCGCGAAGACCCGCTCGATCAAGACGCTCTCCAGGCTGATCGAAAGCGACTTCAGCCGCGTCCAGTTCACGCCTGACCTTCTGCCGTCCGACGTCACCGGATCCGACATCTACCGGGAGCAAACCGGAACCTTCGATTTCCAGCCCGGCCCGATCTTCGGGAATCTCGTTCTTGGCGATGAGATCAACCGCGCGCCAGCGAAGGTGCAGGCCGCGCTGCTGGAAGCGATGGAGGAGCGGCAGGTCACGGTCGCAGGAAAGACCCACCGCCTCCCGGACCTGTTCCTCGTGCTGGCGACTCAGAACCCGATCGAACAGGAGGGCACCTATCCATTGCCGGAAGCGCAAATGGACCGCTTCCTTCTGTATGTCCACGTCCCCTATCCCGATCCGGCCAACGAGGCCGCGATCCTTCGTCTGGTCCGTGGGGAAAAGGCGGGCACCGCGGCCGAACCGCCACCACCCGTGCCCCAGCAGCTGATTTTCGACGCTCGGAAGGAAGTCAACGCGGTCCATGTCGCTGATGCTGCCGAGCAGTACATCGTCGACCTGATCACGGCCACCCGTCACCCGGAACGCTTCGGTGACGACCTGGCGAAGTGGATCCGCCTCGGAGCAAGTCCGCGCGGCACCATCGCCCTCGACGCCGCCTCCCGCGCCCATGCCTGGCTGCACGGGCAGGACTTCGTTTCTCCCGAAAACATCCGCGCCGTCGCTCCCGCCTGCCTCGCGCACCGGATCCACCTCTCCTATCAGGCCGAGGCCGCGGGAAAGACACGAACGGAGGTCGTCGATGCGTTGCTGGAGAAGGTCGTGGCAGTTTGA
- a CDS encoding DUF58 domain-containing protein has product MPALVSIDLDHLLLLKAEARGFSFLPKQPVGSLLAGRHQSRLRGRGLAFEELRHYHAGDDIRTIDWRATARLRSPHVRVFAEERERPVLLVVDQRSPMFFGSRRAMKSVAAAELAALAAWRTLDVGDRVGGIVFNEAEAITIAPNRGPTQALRLLHEITRFNQRLAEAQPPSGEITLNKALDLALARAKHDHLVILITDLDGADEETSERVTRLGMHNDVMVVAVYDPLGGQLAGAPGMKATDRGNHWEIPAGSAFRKAFRAEFGEAVAYWQKLFRDLRIPLFPVSTATPVIDQIHELLGHHG; this is encoded by the coding sequence ATGCCGGCCCTCGTCAGCATCGACCTCGACCATCTCCTCCTTCTCAAGGCGGAGGCGCGGGGCTTCTCGTTCCTGCCGAAGCAGCCGGTCGGATCGCTGCTTGCCGGCCGACACCAGTCGCGCCTGCGCGGGCGGGGCCTCGCCTTCGAAGAACTCCGCCACTACCACGCCGGCGACGACATCCGGACGATCGATTGGCGCGCCACCGCCCGACTCCGTTCTCCTCACGTCCGGGTCTTTGCTGAGGAACGCGAGCGACCCGTCCTGCTGGTGGTCGACCAACGTTCCCCGATGTTCTTCGGCAGTCGGCGGGCGATGAAGTCGGTGGCCGCCGCGGAACTTGCCGCGCTCGCCGCATGGCGGACCCTCGATGTTGGCGACCGTGTCGGAGGCATCGTCTTCAACGAGGCCGAGGCGATCACCATCGCCCCGAACCGGGGACCCACCCAGGCACTTCGGCTGTTGCACGAGATCACACGTTTCAACCAGCGCCTTGCCGAAGCTCAACCACCGTCGGGTGAAATCACTCTCAACAAGGCTCTCGACCTAGCCCTTGCGCGCGCCAAACACGATCACCTCGTGATCCTCATCACGGACCTCGACGGTGCCGACGAGGAAACCTCAGAGCGGGTGACCCGCCTCGGCATGCACAACGACGTCATGGTCGTCGCCGTTTATGATCCGCTCGGCGGCCAGCTCGCCGGCGCCCCCGGAATGAAGGCCACCGACCGCGGCAACCACTGGGAGATTCCCGCTGGCTCCGCCTTCCGCAAGGCATTCCGAGCGGAGTTCGGTGAGGCGGTCGCCTACTGGCAGAAACTCTTCCGCGATCTGCGGATCCCGCTCTTCCCGGTCTCCACCGCGACACCGGTCATTGATCAGATCCACGAACTTCTCGGACACCATGGCTGA
- a CDS encoding DUF4381 domain-containing protein, with protein sequence MAEDPGSLDKLHDIVLPDAVPWWPPAPGWIVLAVVVLAALSLLTRRQLKHRKANAYRRAALAELSNASSCHDIARILRRTALAIAPRETVAGLDGDAWISWLGDQASIEIPAAAGKALTGSVYDASGSEAPPEDLAAFADSWIRNHRRPC encoded by the coding sequence ATGGCTGAGGATCCGGGCAGTCTCGACAAACTCCACGACATCGTCCTTCCCGACGCCGTGCCGTGGTGGCCTCCGGCTCCCGGATGGATCGTGCTCGCGGTGGTGGTACTCGCCGCGCTCAGCCTGCTCACCAGACGCCAACTGAAACACCGGAAAGCAAACGCCTACCGCAGGGCCGCCCTCGCGGAATTGTCGAATGCCTCCTCCTGTCACGACATCGCCCGCATCCTCCGGCGGACCGCTCTCGCCATCGCTCCGCGGGAAACCGTCGCCGGCCTCGATGGCGACGCGTGGATCAGTTGGCTCGGAGATCAAGCGAGTATCGAAATCCCGGCAGCCGCGGGCAAAGCACTGACGGGGAGCGTCTACGATGCCTCCGGCAGTGAAGCACCCCCGGAAGACCTCGCGGCCTTCGCCGACTCGTGGATCCGCAACCACCGCCGGCCATGCTGA
- a CDS encoding GxxExxY protein, producing MHPRFQRADELSRIAIGAAIEVHKHKGPGLIESIYERCLMHELKLRGIEVRQQVQVRVEYKDLVFEEALRLDLLIEDSLILELKAVEKVAPIHKAQLLSYMKLVDAPVGLLINFHSLRLVDGVSRMILHGADQHIT from the coding sequence ATGCATCCGAGATTCCAACGAGCCGACGAACTGAGTCGCATCGCGATCGGTGCGGCGATTGAAGTGCACAAGCACAAAGGCCCTGGGCTCATCGAGTCGATCTACGAGCGCTGCCTGATGCATGAGCTCAAACTGAGGGGAATCGAGGTGCGACAGCAGGTGCAAGTCAGGGTCGAATACAAAGATCTCGTCTTCGAAGAAGCCTTGCGCCTCGATCTCTTGATTGAGGACAGCCTGATCCTCGAACTGAAGGCCGTGGAGAAGGTCGCACCGATTCACAAGGCTCAGTTGCTGAGTTACATGAAGCTGGTCGACGCACCGGTCGGCCTCCTCATCAACTTTCACTCCCTGCGTCTTGTAGACGGGGTCAGCCGTATGATTCTCCACGGCGCTGACCAGCATATCACTTAG
- a CDS encoding VWA domain-containing protein, with amino-acid sequence MLSFAYPLLLLLAPIPLLVRWLAPPLAAQARSLRVPFGARLQRAIARSPLSSPGGSNWIAHLAPIAIWCLSLVALARPQWIEDPIEKQTPTRDLLLLVDLSGSMDQEDFTNAEGETVSRLDAVKEILGDFLEHREGDRVGLVVFGDSPFLQAPFSTDLSLSHRLLDETAVGMAGPRTAFGDAIGLGIRLFEESEVPAKTIIALTDGNDTKSQVPPVEAARVASDRDIRIHTVAIGDPTTVGEDKLDQQALDDVARTTEGQSFFAADREELAGIYDELDRIETREIKTLSHRPRRDVFHWLILAALLVSFASRISIRSLRALPETERRPLRVHPVTGELELS; translated from the coding sequence ATGCTGAGTTTCGCTTACCCACTGCTCCTGCTGCTGGCGCCGATCCCCCTCCTCGTGCGCTGGCTCGCTCCACCCCTTGCCGCCCAAGCTCGATCCCTGCGGGTTCCTTTCGGGGCACGTCTGCAACGCGCCATCGCCAGAAGCCCGCTGAGTTCACCGGGCGGAAGCAATTGGATCGCGCACCTTGCCCCGATCGCGATTTGGTGCCTCTCACTTGTCGCCCTTGCACGCCCCCAGTGGATCGAAGATCCGATCGAGAAGCAGACCCCGACACGCGATCTGCTGCTGCTCGTCGATCTCTCCGGCTCCATGGACCAGGAGGACTTCACCAATGCGGAAGGAGAGACCGTCAGTCGGCTGGATGCGGTGAAGGAAATCCTCGGAGACTTCCTCGAACACCGCGAGGGCGACCGGGTCGGACTGGTCGTCTTCGGTGACTCTCCCTTCCTGCAAGCTCCCTTCTCCACCGATCTCTCACTTTCACATCGTCTCCTCGACGAAACCGCCGTCGGGATGGCCGGCCCGCGCACCGCATTCGGCGACGCCATCGGTCTCGGAATTCGTCTGTTTGAGGAAAGCGAGGTCCCGGCAAAGACGATCATCGCGCTGACCGACGGCAATGACACCAAGAGCCAGGTCCCACCCGTCGAAGCCGCCCGCGTGGCCAGCGACCGGGACATCCGGATCCACACCGTCGCGATCGGTGACCCGACGACCGTGGGTGAGGACAAGCTCGACCAGCAGGCGCTCGACGACGTCGCGCGCACGACCGAAGGGCAATCGTTCTTCGCCGCCGACCGGGAGGAACTCGCAGGCATCTATGATGAGCTCGACCGTATCGAAACCCGCGAGATCAAGACCCTCAGCCATCGGCCGCGCCGCGATGTATTCCACTGGCTCATCCTCGCCGCGCTACTCGTTTCATTCGCATCACGCATCTCGATCCGGAGCCTTCGCGCTCTCCCGGAAACCGAACGACGCCCTCTTCGGGTCCATCCCGTGACCGGCGAACTCGAACTCAGCTAA
- a CDS encoding HAD family hydrolase yields MKLLFPLALASVLSAVADPLPSWQETETKKAIVSFVENVTTPGSADYVDPAARIATFDNDGCLWSEQPIYFQAFYIFDRIKELAPRHPEWKEEEPFASVLKGEVEKALEGGEEALLKMAMATHAGLTDEEFRATVGKWLATARHPKTKRPYTEMVFQPMLELLAYLRANEFKTFIVSGGGIDFLRVFAEDVYGIPPQQVVGSSIKAGYEVRDGKPVIVKLPELDFIDDKEGKPVGIHQHIGRRPIFAAGNSDGDFQMLEWTTSGEGARFGLLVHHTDAEREWAYDRESHVGRLDRGLKEGPDRGWTIVSMKDDWNRVYPAAP; encoded by the coding sequence ATGAAACTCCTTTTCCCACTCGCCCTCGCATCCGTTCTGTCCGCCGTGGCCGACCCCCTCCCGTCCTGGCAAGAGACGGAAACCAAGAAGGCAATCGTTTCGTTCGTTGAGAACGTCACGACTCCCGGATCCGCCGACTATGTCGACCCGGCTGCGCGGATCGCGACTTTCGACAACGACGGTTGTCTCTGGTCGGAGCAACCGATCTATTTCCAAGCCTTCTACATCTTCGACCGGATCAAGGAACTCGCTCCCCGGCACCCGGAATGGAAAGAGGAGGAACCGTTCGCCTCTGTCCTGAAGGGCGAAGTGGAGAAGGCACTGGAGGGCGGCGAGGAAGCCTTGCTGAAGATGGCCATGGCGACCCACGCCGGGCTGACGGATGAGGAATTCCGCGCGACGGTTGGCAAGTGGCTCGCGACCGCACGCCATCCCAAGACGAAACGCCCCTACACCGAGATGGTGTTTCAGCCGATGCTCGAACTGCTCGCCTATCTCCGCGCGAACGAATTCAAGACCTTCATTGTCTCCGGTGGAGGAATCGATTTCCTCCGGGTCTTCGCGGAAGACGTATATGGCATCCCACCGCAGCAGGTCGTGGGATCCAGCATCAAGGCGGGCTACGAAGTCCGGGATGGCAAACCGGTGATCGTGAAGCTGCCTGAACTCGACTTCATCGACGACAAGGAAGGCAAGCCGGTCGGCATCCACCAGCACATCGGGCGCCGCCCGATCTTCGCCGCCGGCAATTCCGATGGCGACTTCCAGATGCTCGAGTGGACAACGTCGGGGGAAGGCGCTCGTTTCGGGCTGCTGGTTCATCACACCGATGCCGAACGGGAGTGGGCCTATGATCGTGAGAGCCACGTCGGCAGACTGGATCGGGGCCTGAAGGAGGGCCCAGATCGCGGCTGGACCATCGTCAGCATGAAGGACGACTGGAACCGGGTGTATCCGGCAGCCCCCTGA
- a CDS encoding tetratricopeptide repeat protein, giving the protein MKIAAVFVLSSGFWLTADQQGQRAFDGGRFDAAAENFEDPMWKGAAYYRAGEFKSAQAAFARLDTAEAHYNRGNCLIFLGQYDDAMASYDRALARVPGWQEARDNRNIALARAERMQQEGGEMGDQQIGADEIVFDKKKSGGEDTSVAGEQATDSASMQAMWLRRVQTEPADFLKAKFAYQIRFEEEVGP; this is encoded by the coding sequence ATGAAAATCGCCGCGGTATTCGTGCTCAGTTCCGGCTTCTGGTTGACCGCCGACCAGCAGGGCCAGCGCGCTTTCGATGGCGGAAGATTCGATGCCGCCGCCGAGAACTTCGAAGACCCGATGTGGAAAGGCGCGGCGTACTACCGCGCAGGGGAATTCAAATCGGCACAGGCGGCCTTTGCGCGTCTCGACACCGCCGAGGCACACTACAACCGCGGCAACTGCCTGATCTTTCTGGGCCAATACGATGACGCCATGGCGAGCTACGACCGTGCCCTCGCGCGTGTCCCGGGCTGGCAGGAGGCACGCGACAACCGCAATATCGCCCTCGCCCGTGCGGAGAGGATGCAGCAGGAGGGCGGCGAGATGGGCGATCAGCAGATCGGCGCCGACGAGATCGTCTTCGACAAGAAGAAGAGCGGCGGCGAGGACACCAGCGTCGCCGGAGAACAGGCAACCGACTCGGCATCGATGCAGGCGATGTGGCTCCGGCGTGTTCAAACCGAACCGGCCGATTTCCTGAAGGCGAAGTTCGCCTACCAGATCCGAT